The following are from one region of the Rhodopirellula sp. P2 genome:
- a CDS encoding Gfo/Idh/MocA family oxidoreductase: MSKPLTTTNRRSFLKTATTATIGIGTFGIQSATAAESSDKVNLAIIGCTNRGAAIGNDAVNTGMVNVVALCDVDPSRTDRFRAQHPNAKVYDDFRKMFDDLGGKIDACTVGTPDHTHFPIAMRAISEGIAVYVEKPLAHTFQECELLIAAEKKHNGICQMGNQGHSSSQRMQFQTWVEDGIIQNVRRVDACMNKGRRWHPWGNVTGYPAAEPMPAGMNWDVWSATAPMRDYSKRLDGGNWRGWYDYGNGAFGDWGPHTLDSIHRFLELGLPYEVRADKLEGQNDFIFPMATTIAFEFAERGPGMPAMSINWYDGVSNTPPRPNALGKGKSMPACGKVIYSDDLTFLGGTHSGKLSILSDSDEPVDTPKVPSGETNQHHMKNFLLAAMGKEECNSKFAVSGPLTQVFMLGCIAQRLGGTLKFDAETREITNNEQANQLLKGHAPRKGWEEYYTL; the protein is encoded by the coding sequence GTGAGCAAGCCATTGACCACCACCAACCGTCGCTCTTTTCTGAAAACGGCCACGACCGCGACCATTGGCATCGGAACCTTCGGCATTCAATCCGCGACAGCGGCCGAGTCGAGCGACAAGGTGAACCTGGCGATCATCGGGTGCACCAACCGAGGAGCCGCCATTGGCAACGACGCGGTCAATACCGGCATGGTCAATGTCGTTGCTCTTTGTGACGTCGATCCGTCACGCACGGATCGCTTCCGAGCTCAACATCCCAACGCGAAAGTCTACGACGACTTCCGCAAGATGTTCGATGACCTGGGCGGCAAGATCGACGCCTGCACGGTGGGAACTCCCGACCACACGCACTTTCCCATTGCCATGCGTGCCATTTCGGAAGGCATCGCGGTGTACGTGGAAAAGCCGCTGGCTCATACCTTCCAGGAATGTGAGTTGCTGATCGCGGCAGAGAAGAAACACAACGGCATCTGTCAAATGGGGAACCAAGGGCACTCGTCCTCGCAACGCATGCAGTTCCAAACCTGGGTCGAGGACGGAATCATCCAAAATGTCCGTCGCGTCGACGCTTGTATGAACAAGGGACGTCGATGGCACCCATGGGGAAACGTGACCGGCTATCCTGCCGCAGAACCAATGCCCGCTGGCATGAACTGGGACGTGTGGTCGGCAACTGCTCCGATGCGTGACTACAGCAAACGCCTGGATGGAGGCAACTGGCGAGGCTGGTACGACTACGGCAACGGAGCGTTTGGCGACTGGGGACCTCACACCTTGGACAGCATCCACCGTTTCCTGGAGTTGGGGCTGCCGTACGAAGTCCGCGCCGACAAATTGGAAGGGCAAAACGACTTCATCTTTCCCATGGCGACCACGATCGCATTTGAATTCGCCGAGCGTGGTCCGGGGATGCCTGCCATGTCGATCAACTGGTACGACGGAGTCAGCAACACGCCTCCTCGCCCGAATGCACTGGGCAAAGGCAAATCGATGCCGGCCTGTGGCAAGGTGATCTACAGCGACGACCTAACCTTCCTTGGTGGCACACACAGCGGGAAGCTGAGCATTCTTTCAGATTCGGATGAGCCGGTGGACACGCCCAAGGTTCCATCAGGCGAAACCAATCAACACCACATGAAGAACTTCTTGCTCGCCGCGATGGGCAAGGAAGAATGCAATTCGAAGTTTGCAGTCTCTGGTCCGCTGACCCAGGTCTTCATGCTTGGCTGCATCGCTCAGCGACTTGGTGGAACTCTCAAGTTTGACGCGGAGACGCGAGAGATCACGAACAACGAACAAGCCAACCAGCTCCTCAAGGGGCACGCTCCCCGGAAAGGCTGGGAAGAGTACTACACGCTGTAG
- a CDS encoding OPT family oligopeptide transporter: MPDNLSEKFADSPSKSTAEITVRVVVLGLILSVVMGAANVYVGLKAGMTVSASIPAAVMAMLLFRLFFKNSTTLEANQVQTCASAGESLAAGIIFTMPAMILIGYWTEFDYWTVTLVAFTGGLLGILFMIPMRKVFVVDNEELKYPEGVACAAVLRAGEAGEEDEAGKRLLIGGVLGGLVKVFGGFLGLIHGSLETAGIAGSRIFYFGGDLSPMLIAVGFIVRLNVAILIFIGGAMAWLIGIPLLGGGLIGEGVDGAVDQAYGIWSGQVRYVGVGAMVVGGFSALIAVRHGLVAAIAHLWNGMTAERDLTQADTERDIPSWAILTLGMLCVGLLAMMNYWFTNDVAITVLSTIVMLVMGFFFTAVASFIVGLVGNSNSPVSGMTITAVLVAGGLLYLANYTGMDGMVATLGIAAIVCCVACTSGDVCNDLKTGSLVGASPFRQQMMQIAGVTVAAFVMAPVLTLLHEHGGGIGSKELSAPQAGLFASLAKGFAGEGELPWKLIGIGAGLGVAILLIDEALKRSGAKFRAHLMPIAVGMYLPFGLATPILIGGLIAHFYSKDKPVEEHDTVLHRGVLFSSGVIAGEALTAVGIAGLAAFGIQSLQLGLSAGLVTGLSCLAAGLTVIVFVVMAKPFSQTKP; encoded by the coding sequence ATGCCCGACAATCTTTCTGAAAAGTTCGCCGACTCGCCATCGAAATCAACGGCCGAGATCACTGTTCGCGTCGTTGTGTTGGGCTTGATCCTGTCCGTTGTGATGGGCGCCGCCAATGTCTACGTGGGTCTGAAAGCGGGGATGACTGTTTCGGCATCGATCCCCGCCGCAGTCATGGCGATGCTCTTGTTTCGATTGTTCTTCAAGAACTCGACGACCCTGGAAGCGAACCAGGTCCAAACCTGTGCTTCGGCTGGCGAGTCTTTGGCGGCTGGGATCATTTTTACGATGCCGGCCATGATTCTGATCGGGTACTGGACGGAATTCGACTACTGGACCGTGACGCTGGTGGCCTTCACCGGTGGTCTGTTGGGAATCCTGTTCATGATTCCGATGCGGAAAGTGTTCGTGGTCGACAACGAGGAATTGAAGTATCCCGAGGGGGTGGCCTGTGCCGCGGTGCTCCGGGCTGGAGAAGCTGGCGAAGAAGACGAGGCTGGAAAAAGGCTGCTCATCGGTGGCGTGCTGGGTGGATTGGTAAAGGTCTTCGGAGGTTTTCTGGGACTCATTCACGGAAGCCTGGAAACGGCAGGCATTGCGGGGTCCAGAATCTTCTATTTCGGCGGCGACCTTTCCCCCATGTTGATCGCCGTTGGATTCATCGTTCGACTGAATGTGGCCATTTTAATTTTCATCGGTGGCGCGATGGCTTGGCTGATTGGCATTCCGCTGTTGGGCGGTGGGTTGATTGGCGAAGGCGTCGATGGAGCAGTCGATCAAGCGTACGGCATCTGGAGTGGTCAGGTGCGTTATGTGGGCGTGGGGGCCATGGTCGTCGGTGGTTTCAGCGCGCTGATCGCAGTGCGGCACGGACTGGTGGCGGCCATTGCCCACCTGTGGAACGGCATGACTGCTGAACGAGATCTGACGCAAGCGGACACGGAACGCGACATTCCTTCCTGGGCGATTTTGACGCTGGGTATGCTCTGTGTCGGGTTGCTGGCAATGATGAATTACTGGTTCACCAACGACGTGGCGATCACGGTGCTGTCCACGATTGTGATGCTGGTCATGGGGTTCTTCTTCACGGCGGTTGCCAGTTTCATCGTTGGTTTGGTTGGCAATTCCAACAGCCCTGTTTCCGGAATGACCATCACGGCGGTGCTCGTCGCGGGTGGGCTGTTGTACTTAGCCAACTACACGGGCATGGATGGCATGGTCGCGACACTTGGCATTGCGGCGATCGTATGTTGTGTCGCCTGCACCAGCGGCGATGTGTGCAATGATCTCAAAACAGGCTCACTGGTGGGTGCCTCTCCTTTTCGACAGCAGATGATGCAGATCGCCGGGGTGACCGTGGCGGCATTCGTCATGGCACCCGTCTTGACCTTGCTTCACGAACACGGGGGCGGAATCGGAAGCAAGGAACTCTCGGCACCACAAGCTGGATTGTTCGCAAGCCTTGCCAAAGGCTTTGCTGGCGAAGGAGAACTGCCGTGGAAGCTGATCGGAATCGGTGCCGGATTGGGAGTCGCAATCCTTTTGATTGACGAAGCCTTGAAACGCAGTGGAGCAAAATTTCGAGCTCACTTGATGCCCATCGCGGTCGGCATGTACTTGCCCTTCGGATTGGCGACGCCGATTTTGATCGGGGGCTTGATCGCCCACTTCTACTCCAAAGACAAACCGGTCGAAGAGCACGACACGGTACTGCATCGCGGAGTCTTGTTTTCGTCGGGAGTCATCGCGGGCGAGGCGCTCACCGCGGTCGGAATCGCGGGGTTGGCGGCGTTCGGAATTCAATCGCTGCAGCTCGGACTGTCAGCTGGATTGGTGACGGGGCTCTCCTGCCTGGCCGCGGGATTGACCGTGATTGTCTTTGTTGTCATGGCGAAACCCTTTTCGCAGACCAAACCATAG
- a CDS encoding SDR family NAD(P)-dependent oxidoreductase, with product MNLELNHQTALVTASTGGIGLAIASRLAAEGATTIVNGRSEASVNTAIAKIRESHPEADLIGLVSDNGTAEGVARTIAEHPQIDILVNNLGIFEAVDFFDLTDEAWQHIFDINVMSGVRLARHYLKQMLEQNTGRIIFISSESGVVPAPEMPHYAMTKTAQLAVSRSLAQLTKGSRVTVNTVMPGSTLTPGVKEFVSNLFPDEPYESAEKRFMADNRPTSLIQRLIEPEEIANMVAFVASPLAAAVNGAPIRVDGGLIPTIA from the coding sequence ATGAATCTTGAACTCAACCATCAAACAGCACTGGTCACCGCATCAACAGGCGGAATCGGTCTGGCGATCGCGTCTCGCTTGGCTGCCGAAGGGGCAACAACGATCGTCAATGGTCGCAGCGAAGCGAGCGTCAACACGGCGATTGCAAAAATTCGCGAGAGTCATCCGGAGGCCGACCTGATCGGGCTGGTTTCCGACAACGGGACGGCCGAAGGCGTCGCACGAACCATCGCCGAACATCCGCAGATCGATATCCTGGTCAACAATCTGGGCATTTTTGAGGCGGTCGATTTTTTTGACCTGACGGACGAAGCGTGGCAGCACATTTTCGACATCAACGTGATGAGTGGCGTGCGTCTTGCCCGGCATTATCTCAAGCAAATGCTGGAGCAGAACACGGGACGCATCATCTTCATCAGCAGCGAATCCGGCGTCGTGCCGGCTCCTGAAATGCCTCACTACGCGATGACGAAGACGGCACAACTTGCCGTCTCGCGTAGTCTGGCTCAATTGACCAAGGGAAGCCGCGTGACGGTCAACACGGTCATGCCTGGATCGACGTTGACGCCAGGTGTGAAGGAATTCGTCAGCAATCTTTTCCCGGACGAGCCCTACGAATCGGCTGAGAAGCGATTCATGGCAGACAATCGGCCAACCTCGCTGATTCAAAGATTGATCGAGCCCGAAGAGATCGCCAACATGGTTGCCTTTGTTGCCAGCCCACTCGCAGCGGCTGTCAACGGAGCCCCCATACGAGTCGACGGAGGACTGATTCCAACGATCGCTTAA
- a CDS encoding cold-shock protein, whose protein sequence is MAEGTIKRLTDKGFGFIDVGSSKDLFFHSSSVEGGNFDDLREGQQVTFNEARGEKGPCAENVQVLDN, encoded by the coding sequence ATGGCTGAAGGTACGATTAAACGGCTCACCGACAAAGGCTTCGGATTTATTGACGTTGGAAGCTCGAAGGACCTGTTTTTTCACTCGTCGAGTGTTGAAGGCGGAAACTTTGATGATCTCCGCGAAGGACAACAAGTGACGTTCAACGAAGCACGCGGCGAAAAAGGCCCCTGTGCAGAGAACGTTCAAGTCCTCGACAACTGA
- a CDS encoding SHD1 domain-containing protein gives MSCFPRIRLSIAIVLLAAGTCFAQQPGSRFFTDQTGKFRIRAVVMDLDETNVKLKKADGVEVVVPLNRLSDRDQTFLRDMLQKYKAMVGDFPIGTKVEIKSTGGWYPGEVLQVQPGKYFISFDDYSDSWNKWVTAKELRLIPAEETSAAIEKDATDDKSNEPEMEAIASVPEEAENTDVSTPNVPPLTFELPPATPPVYSHESIQSRRFVGHLAENGWQSPIQTEAGPTIGNWTFQFESSPLNKPWDAFLPSVHRQRALLVRDNQLVALNLTDGTVEWQTDQLPSKLIQPLALSDDGRRLIVSLNDEESRPTGLCVYLIENSSASIEWVWRPVPESHQVSRVQSAFWLKNDRVAVLDEKRFAVWMPETKSQHAIITANSKTPIEFSPASEMAAFFVFGHITIYKTDGIRVLANTEPLRSGVKKVSFAPSGSKLIISGADAPTIVSLNDGKPLKLESDLLSDSVVEWIDDRYTLIDGESIFDTKLNRIVWKFNCTFRGRPAGSVSTLAGKLRIHNDRESKILIRGLFDVIAPEKLKPPAPKVALVRPGAKVAIRVAGSLADKYRQPIQSQLEAMARKNGWIVDPSGPLKLRADVNQVTESVSFETSNIIGFGKKNETIPVTYGTYRVAMYAGDDALMVRGFNSLVTTMGVIPRSKTLQQWVNERSEFEIDKIKTVTFPATIEPKPVKETIGSTDIWTIP, from the coding sequence ATGTCATGTTTCCCACGGATTCGACTCTCGATAGCGATCGTGTTGTTGGCAGCGGGGACGTGCTTCGCTCAGCAACCTGGATCGAGGTTTTTCACGGACCAAACCGGGAAATTCCGCATTCGGGCCGTGGTGATGGACCTGGACGAAACCAACGTCAAGCTCAAGAAAGCGGATGGCGTGGAAGTGGTCGTGCCACTGAATCGCCTGTCGGACCGCGATCAAACCTTTCTGCGTGACATGCTGCAGAAATACAAAGCGATGGTTGGTGACTTTCCAATCGGGACGAAGGTCGAGATCAAGTCGACTGGAGGATGGTATCCCGGAGAGGTGCTTCAAGTTCAGCCTGGCAAATACTTCATTTCGTTTGACGACTATTCGGATAGCTGGAACAAATGGGTCACGGCAAAAGAATTGCGGCTGATTCCAGCGGAGGAGACTTCTGCAGCGATTGAGAAGGATGCTACCGATGACAAATCCAACGAACCTGAGATGGAAGCGATCGCCAGTGTTCCCGAGGAGGCAGAGAACACTGACGTCAGCACACCGAATGTTCCACCATTGACGTTCGAACTGCCGCCGGCGACACCCCCAGTCTACAGTCATGAGTCGATCCAAAGCCGCCGGTTTGTCGGTCACCTCGCAGAGAACGGTTGGCAATCTCCCATCCAAACCGAAGCCGGACCGACAATCGGAAACTGGACCTTTCAGTTCGAATCGTCTCCGCTGAACAAACCGTGGGATGCATTTCTTCCCTCGGTCCACCGCCAGCGGGCTTTGTTGGTCAGGGACAATCAGTTGGTTGCACTCAACTTGACCGACGGCACCGTTGAGTGGCAGACCGATCAACTGCCTAGCAAGTTGATTCAGCCATTGGCGCTGTCGGATGACGGGCGACGCCTGATCGTTTCTCTCAATGACGAGGAATCTCGCCCCACTGGGCTTTGCGTCTATTTGATCGAAAACAGTTCGGCCAGCATCGAGTGGGTCTGGCGTCCCGTTCCCGAGTCACATCAAGTGAGCCGAGTTCAATCAGCGTTCTGGCTCAAGAACGATCGTGTGGCTGTGCTCGATGAAAAACGCTTTGCGGTTTGGATGCCGGAGACGAAGTCACAACATGCCATCATCACGGCCAACAGCAAGACACCCATTGAGTTCTCGCCTGCCAGCGAGATGGCTGCCTTCTTTGTGTTTGGCCATATCACCATCTACAAAACGGACGGCATTCGAGTCTTGGCGAACACAGAACCGCTGAGATCTGGCGTGAAGAAGGTCAGTTTTGCCCCCAGTGGAAGCAAACTGATTATCAGCGGTGCAGACGCTCCAACCATCGTTTCGTTGAACGATGGAAAGCCGCTGAAATTGGAATCCGATCTCCTATCCGATTCCGTTGTCGAATGGATCGACGATCGATACACGCTCATCGACGGAGAGTCCATCTTTGACACGAAACTCAATCGAATCGTTTGGAAGTTCAACTGCACCTTTCGTGGCAGACCGGCCGGTTCCGTCAGCACCCTGGCGGGGAAGTTGCGAATTCACAACGACCGTGAATCCAAGATTCTCATTCGTGGCTTGTTTGATGTCATTGCCCCTGAAAAGCTCAAGCCACCTGCCCCAAAAGTTGCATTGGTCCGGCCCGGTGCGAAGGTTGCCATTCGCGTCGCGGGATCGTTGGCGGACAAGTATCGACAGCCCATCCAGTCTCAGTTGGAGGCCATGGCGAGGAAGAATGGCTGGATCGTGGACCCGTCCGGCCCACTCAAGCTCCGAGCCGACGTGAACCAAGTGACTGAATCCGTCAGCTTTGAAACGTCCAACATCATCGGATTTGGCAAGAAGAACGAGACGATTCCGGTGACTTATGGAACCTATCGTGTCGCGATGTACGCTGGCGATGATGCGCTCATGGTTCGGGGCTTCAATTCGTTGGTGACCACGATGGGGGTGATTCCGCGAAGCAAAACCCTTCAACAGTGGGTCAACGAGCGAAGTGAATTTGAGATCGACAAGATCAAAACCGTCACCTTCCCAGCGACGATCGAGCCCAAGCCTGTCAAGGAAACGATCGGCTCGACGGATATCTGGACAATCCCTTGA
- the speA gene encoding biosynthetic arginine decarboxylase has protein sequence MSSVLDPKWTRSDASQTYDIDRWGGGYFSISESGTVLVSPDRDSSQSIDLKELVDRLGQRNLDLPILLRFNGILRDRLRQLDECFKNSIRDHKYQNRYRCVFPIKVNQQREVVQQIVSEGARLGFGIEAGSKPELVAAVAMGDASVPVVCNGFKDEEFIRLALLAQRLGRVVLPVVEKVSELDLILDVAKDIGVRPTIGMRVKLATRGSGRWQASGGYRSKFGLTVAELLDQLDRLIAMDMGDCLQLLHFHVGSQIGNIRQLKSAILEAARIYVDLVRRGAGMRYLDVGGGLGVDYDGSRSDSESSMNYTMQEYANDVVYHTQTVCDEAGVPHPELISESGRAVAAHHSVLVMETLGVTSQGVANLPSWAKVEGEPVSPDHGGSEMDAVGAIETSEMEGPPQSYEQPVHDLWVGYVNMTQANMMETFHDAQVSLDLCMNLFSGGYLPLEQRVAAENLYFAICHRVRELAESMKERPDDLKHLDRMLSDIYFANFSLFQSMPDSWAIDQLFPIMPIHRLLEKPTRHAVLGDITCDSDGKVDAFVGGGGRQRTLMLHPLKSGEPYQLAVFMVGAYQEILGDLHNLFGDTHAVHVDIEDGVTKVRSIVKGDTVSEVLGYVQYEDRELIENLQDSVETAIGKGSIDHQQAGETVAAYERALSGYTYLSTRTK, from the coding sequence GTGAGCTCGGTTTTGGATCCCAAATGGACGCGCAGCGACGCGTCCCAAACGTACGACATCGATCGCTGGGGCGGAGGTTACTTTTCAATTTCCGAATCGGGCACGGTGTTGGTTTCCCCCGACCGGGATTCATCCCAAAGCATTGACTTGAAGGAGTTGGTGGATCGCTTGGGACAACGCAATTTGGACCTGCCAATTCTGTTGCGATTCAACGGGATTTTGCGTGACCGGCTGCGTCAATTGGACGAGTGTTTCAAGAATTCGATCCGAGACCACAAATATCAAAACCGCTACCGCTGCGTGTTTCCGATCAAGGTCAACCAACAGCGTGAAGTCGTCCAGCAAATCGTCAGCGAAGGCGCACGCTTGGGGTTTGGGATTGAAGCGGGCAGCAAACCCGAGTTGGTCGCCGCGGTGGCGATGGGCGACGCCAGCGTTCCTGTCGTTTGCAATGGTTTCAAAGACGAAGAGTTCATTCGATTGGCTCTGCTGGCGCAGCGTCTGGGCCGAGTCGTGTTGCCGGTCGTCGAAAAGGTCAGCGAACTGGATTTGATCTTGGACGTGGCCAAAGACATTGGCGTGCGTCCCACGATCGGCATGCGAGTGAAGCTTGCGACGCGTGGTAGCGGGCGTTGGCAGGCCAGCGGCGGTTACCGCAGTAAATTCGGGCTGACCGTGGCTGAATTGCTGGATCAGCTGGATCGTTTGATCGCCATGGACATGGGCGACTGCCTGCAGTTGCTGCACTTCCACGTCGGCAGCCAGATCGGAAACATTCGGCAACTCAAATCGGCGATCCTGGAAGCGGCTCGAATCTACGTTGACTTGGTGCGTCGTGGCGCAGGCATGCGTTACTTGGACGTCGGTGGCGGGCTGGGCGTCGACTACGACGGTTCACGCAGCGACAGCGAATCCAGCATGAACTACACGATGCAGGAATACGCCAACGACGTGGTCTATCACACGCAAACGGTATGCGATGAGGCTGGCGTGCCGCACCCCGAATTGATTTCGGAATCGGGTCGGGCCGTCGCGGCTCACCACAGCGTGTTGGTGATGGAGACACTGGGTGTGACCTCGCAAGGCGTCGCGAATCTGCCATCGTGGGCCAAAGTCGAAGGCGAGCCAGTCTCGCCAGATCACGGGGGCAGTGAGATGGACGCCGTCGGCGCGATTGAAACGTCAGAGATGGAGGGACCACCTCAGTCCTATGAACAACCGGTCCATGATCTGTGGGTTGGTTACGTCAACATGACACAAGCCAACATGATGGAGACATTTCACGACGCTCAGGTCTCTTTGGATCTTTGCATGAACCTGTTCAGTGGTGGTTACTTGCCATTGGAACAACGTGTGGCCGCGGAAAACCTGTACTTCGCGATCTGCCACCGGGTGCGGGAACTGGCCGAATCCATGAAGGAACGCCCCGACGACTTGAAGCATCTCGACCGGATGTTGTCGGACATCTACTTCGCGAATTTCTCGTTGTTCCAATCGATGCCAGATTCGTGGGCAATCGATCAACTGTTCCCGATCATGCCAATCCACCGGTTGCTCGAAAAGCCAACCCGGCACGCGGTGTTGGGGGACATCACCTGCGACAGCGACGGCAAGGTCGACGCGTTCGTTGGCGGCGGTGGACGGCAGCGAACACTGATGTTGCATCCGCTGAAATCCGGCGAGCCCTATCAATTGGCGGTGTTCATGGTGGGGGCTTACCAAGAGATTCTGGGAGACCTGCACAATTTGTTCGGTGACACCCATGCAGTCCACGTCGACATCGAAGACGGTGTGACCAAGGTCCGATCGATCGTCAAAGGCGACACCGTCTCGGAGGTCTTGGGATACGTCCAATACGAGGACCGTGAGCTGATCGAGAACCTGCAAGATTCGGTGGAAACCGCAATTGGCAAAGGGAGCATCGACCATCAGCAAGCTGGCGAGACCGTTGCCGCGTACGAACGTGCTCTCAGTGGTTACACGTACTTGTCGACACGAACGAAATGA
- a CDS encoding FAD:protein FMN transferase — MACDFVVLVPDENQRVGNRSVADVVLRHLESIEEIERALTVYRDDSEIARINALAFEQAVHVKPATFDLLVKANALAEKTKGAFDITAGPLVEIWGFTKREGRKPKPDVIELARSRVGWEQLLLDPRDRTVRFGVEGMALNLGAIGKGHAIDVLAAAMRADGMHDFLIHAGHSSVLAAGNQQPIEPSGGEQAVSDETDRNETSAQNSQAGPLDKPPTGWLVGVSHPTRPGRRLGGLWLRDEALSTSGSGKQFFHHQGKRYGHVIDPRTGYPAGQWLSLTLTTSHAVDADALSTALFVMGNEDAKAYAAEHGIGLILVGAGKRQDEVSIDKTGPLIWHDT; from the coding sequence ATGGCGTGTGACTTTGTGGTGCTGGTGCCGGACGAGAATCAACGGGTCGGCAATCGCTCGGTTGCCGATGTTGTGTTGCGGCACTTGGAATCCATCGAAGAGATTGAGCGAGCGCTCACGGTCTATCGAGACGACAGCGAGATCGCCCGCATCAACGCATTGGCGTTTGAGCAAGCCGTTCATGTGAAGCCAGCCACGTTTGACCTGCTGGTCAAAGCGAATGCGTTGGCCGAGAAGACGAAAGGGGCATTCGACATCACCGCGGGGCCCCTGGTGGAGATTTGGGGATTCACCAAACGGGAAGGTCGCAAGCCCAAACCAGACGTCATTGAGCTCGCCAGGTCTCGGGTGGGATGGGAGCAACTGCTGCTGGACCCCCGTGACCGCACCGTTCGCTTTGGCGTCGAAGGCATGGCGTTGAACCTCGGAGCGATTGGCAAGGGACACGCAATTGATGTTTTGGCCGCGGCGATGCGCGCCGATGGCATGCACGATTTTCTGATTCACGCGGGGCACAGCAGCGTTCTAGCAGCGGGGAATCAGCAACCGATTGAACCATCGGGAGGCGAGCAAGCGGTCAGCGACGAAACCGATCGCAATGAAACCTCTGCACAAAACAGTCAGGCGGGCCCCCTGGACAAACCGCCGACTGGTTGGCTGGTTGGCGTGTCACACCCCACTCGTCCCGGACGTCGTCTGGGCGGGCTTTGGCTGCGTGACGAAGCGTTGTCGACCAGCGGCAGTGGCAAGCAGTTTTTTCATCACCAGGGCAAACGCTACGGCCACGTCATTGATCCACGAACGGGATACCCAGCCGGGCAGTGGTTGTCGTTGACCTTGACGACGTCTCACGCGGTGGATGCCGACGCCTTGTCGACCGCTTTGTTTGTGATGGGAAACGAGGACGCGAAAGCGTATGCTGCTGAGCACGGCATTGGATTGATTTTGGTCGGTGCCGGAAAACGTCAGGACGAGGTCTCGATCGACAAGACGGGGCCCTTGATCTGGCACGACACTTGA
- a CDS encoding AraC family transcriptional regulator codes for MKHFKVRGSADDGITVHQWESVDHTWPNHSHAEYKLGVSEGGTGTFFYRGQRYFTGPGKLLVIHPNEVHSCTATGAWRYLYAAPNVVASIVRTFDRNGDIEPLLLPPVIDDSQLVELVLQAHRAMDDGDPQLDQESAFYEAICELLVRHASMPDIPKKRGRANIRRVKESLEAKFRENVSLHELAQLAGTSAPYLSRVFSKEVGIPIQAYLSQIRVRRAQQMLMAGETLANVAYAAGFADQSHFTRHFKRFIGVAPGAYSKAVNSSSHS; via the coding sequence GTGAAGCATTTCAAAGTTCGCGGTTCTGCGGATGACGGGATTACGGTGCATCAATGGGAGTCGGTCGACCACACTTGGCCGAATCACTCACATGCTGAATACAAACTGGGCGTTTCCGAAGGCGGGACAGGGACGTTTTTCTATCGTGGCCAGCGATACTTCACCGGACCGGGGAAGCTGCTTGTCATTCACCCCAATGAAGTGCATTCGTGCACGGCTACCGGAGCGTGGCGTTATCTCTATGCGGCTCCGAACGTTGTCGCCAGTATCGTCAGGACGTTTGACCGGAACGGTGATATCGAACCATTGTTGCTGCCCCCGGTCATCGACGACTCGCAACTTGTGGAGCTCGTTTTGCAGGCCCACCGGGCGATGGACGACGGAGATCCGCAGTTGGATCAGGAATCAGCCTTTTATGAAGCCATCTGCGAGCTTTTAGTGCGGCACGCATCCATGCCGGACATTCCGAAGAAGCGGGGACGGGCGAACATTCGCAGAGTCAAGGAGAGCTTGGAAGCGAAATTCCGCGAGAATGTCTCGCTTCACGAACTCGCCCAATTGGCTGGGACCTCCGCCCCGTATCTAAGCCGCGTCTTCTCCAAAGAGGTCGGCATTCCCATCCAGGCCTATCTCTCTCAAATCCGAGTGCGTCGTGCGCAGCAGATGTTGATGGCCGGTGAGACGCTCGCGAATGTCGCCTACGCTGCCGGTTTCGCGGACCAGTCGCACTTCACGCGGCACTTCAAACGATTCATCGGGGTCGCGCCGGGAGCGTATTCCAAGGCGGTGAATTCATCGAGCCACTCCTGA